Proteins encoded by one window of Salirhabdus salicampi:
- a CDS encoding EcsC family protein yields the protein MSEKHILSELTEWEKKLKGCDLHDDWNGERIHQWIESHFHKLDRKSNGSLVHVFDDILVYTYTILENLTMSKRNQQQILNYGRIFNTSLDSIEDMKYLTIDQRTYIASEQMKKAKLVAITQGGLTGIGNLMSIGVDVPVSFLHNLRAIQQIGLSFGYEMNKLNEMMYCLLVFQVASLPTSVRRKGWEMIKRDFKRGGIFLKEDFSSMPKDYWMRNQLQFIIKLILMFLDRQNRSCKWSPVRISVGAFMNYQLTSFITEFGLKCYQYRYLYDKGYIND from the coding sequence GTGAGTGAGAAACATATTTTATCTGAATTAACCGAATGGGAAAAGAAATTAAAGGGATGTGATCTACATGATGATTGGAATGGAGAACGAATTCATCAATGGATCGAGTCTCATTTTCATAAATTAGACCGGAAATCAAATGGAAGCTTAGTCCATGTATTTGATGATATCTTAGTTTATACGTATACAATTTTAGAAAATCTTACAATGTCAAAACGAAATCAGCAACAAATTTTGAATTACGGCAGAATTTTTAATACCTCCTTAGATTCCATCGAAGATATGAAGTATTTAACCATTGACCAACGAACATATATTGCCTCCGAGCAAATGAAGAAAGCGAAATTGGTCGCAATAACACAAGGAGGATTAACGGGAATCGGAAATCTGATGTCAATAGGAGTAGATGTTCCTGTTTCTTTTTTGCATAATTTACGTGCTATACAACAAATTGGTCTTTCGTTTGGTTATGAAATGAATAAGTTGAATGAAATGATGTACTGCTTACTAGTATTCCAAGTAGCATCTTTACCTACAAGTGTACGTAGGAAAGGATGGGAAATGATAAAAAGGGATTTTAAAAGGGGTGGAATATTTTTAAAAGAGGATTTTTCCTCAATGCCGAAAGATTATTGGATGAGAAATCAACTCCAATTCATTATAAAACTTATACTCATGTTTTTAGATCGTCAAAACAGAAGCTGCAAGTGGTCCCCGGTCCGGATTAGTGTAGGAGCTTTCATGAATTATCAACTTACCAGTTTTATTACAGAATTCGGGTTGAAATGTTATCAATATCGATATCTTTATGATAAAGGGTATATTAATGATTAA
- a CDS encoding acetate kinase, with protein sequence MDKILAINAGSSSLKFQLIEMPEETVVTKGIFERIGLPDSIFTIEVNDEKIKETKDIADHGEAVQILLNSLLSTGVIQSYNEIGGIGHRVVHGGERFSDSVLITPEVIQEIEEVSELAPLHNPANLVGIRAFQDILPNTPAVAVFDTAFHQTMPEKSYLYSLPYEYYKDYGIRKYGFHGTSHKYVSQRASELLEIPLDKLRLISCHLGNGASIAAIDGGKSIDTSMGFTPLAGVTMGTRSGNIDPALIPYIMEKTGKTANEVLDVLNKESGMLALSGFSSDLRDIEQEAEQGKERAQLALQVFAGRIHKYIGSYAARMSGVDAIIFTAGVGENSQSIRERVLKGLEFMGVYWDPALNKTRGKEAFINYPHSPVKVMVIPTNEEVMIARDTMRLI encoded by the coding sequence ATGGATAAAATATTAGCGATAAATGCTGGTAGTTCCTCTTTAAAATTTCAATTAATTGAAATGCCTGAGGAAACAGTTGTAACAAAAGGGATATTTGAACGTATCGGTTTACCTGATTCAATTTTCACAATTGAAGTGAATGATGAGAAGATAAAGGAAACCAAAGATATTGCTGACCATGGGGAAGCAGTTCAAATTCTTTTAAATAGCTTACTTAGTACTGGGGTTATTCAATCTTATAATGAAATTGGTGGAATTGGTCACCGTGTAGTACACGGAGGGGAACGCTTCAGTGACTCAGTACTCATTACTCCTGAAGTAATTCAAGAGATTGAAGAAGTTTCTGAACTTGCACCATTGCACAACCCTGCTAACTTGGTTGGAATTCGTGCCTTCCAAGACATATTACCAAATACTCCGGCCGTTGCTGTCTTTGATACAGCATTTCACCAAACGATGCCAGAGAAATCTTATTTATACAGCTTACCATATGAATACTATAAGGATTATGGAATTCGTAAATACGGTTTCCATGGAACTTCCCATAAGTATGTGTCACAGCGAGCGTCTGAGTTGCTCGAAATTCCATTAGATAAACTGCGGCTTATTTCGTGTCACCTTGGAAATGGAGCCAGTATTGCAGCAATTGATGGAGGAAAATCGATTGATACTTCAATGGGATTTACACCACTAGCCGGTGTTACTATGGGAACCCGTTCTGGTAACATTGATCCTGCTTTAATACCGTACATCATGGAAAAAACAGGAAAAACTGCTAACGAAGTTTTAGACGTATTAAATAAAGAAAGTGGAATGTTAGCACTATCCGGTTTCTCTAGTGATTTACGTGATATTGAGCAAGAGGCAGAACAAGGAAAAGAAAGAGCTCAACTTGCACTTCAAGTATTTGCTGGCAGAATCCACAAATACATTGGTTCATATGCAGCCCGAATGTCCGGGGTTGATGCTATTATTTTCACAGCTGGAGTTGGTGAAAATAGTCAATCAATTCGAGAGCGTGTTTTAAAAGGTCTAGAATTTATGGGCGTATATTGGGATCCAGCATTGAACAAGACTAGAGGAAAAGAAGCGTTTATTAACTACCCACATTCACCTGTTAAAGTAATGGTCATTCCGACTAATGAGGAAGTTATGATTGCTCGGGATACAATGCGTCTTATATAA
- a CDS encoding class I SAM-dependent methyltransferase: MDHQNVEKLYEWIDNSTKMIEEQFQLTYLESIVEFGELLLREELSEDVNDDVDVKVKSQLNKVDISKFEKEEIRKALQLAILKGMKGSTQQHHFITPDSVAMLMGYLVQKIYDKDEELHIFDPACGSGNLLTGVLNQLPHENVLAYGSEVDTTLLQLAYTNANLQQTNIQFFHQDSLRPFLLAPVDVVVSDLPVGYYPDDVQAQSYQLRAKEGHSYAHHLFIEQSLNYMKKGAHGLFLVPNFMFDSDQSDQLHQFIQEHAHVVGVLQLPETMFKSEKHGKSIFVIQKKGPNTKPPKKALLAKLPSFKDIKAMDKVLTDIHLWFERDRK; the protein is encoded by the coding sequence ATGGATCACCAAAATGTTGAAAAGTTATATGAATGGATAGACAATAGTACGAAGATGATTGAAGAACAGTTTCAGTTAACATATTTAGAGAGTATTGTTGAGTTTGGTGAACTCCTTTTACGTGAGGAGTTATCTGAGGATGTTAATGATGACGTGGATGTAAAGGTAAAAAGCCAACTTAATAAAGTTGACATTTCTAAATTCGAAAAAGAAGAAATTCGTAAGGCGTTACAGTTAGCTATTTTAAAAGGAATGAAAGGGTCAACCCAGCAACATCATTTTATAACACCGGATTCTGTTGCGATGTTAATGGGGTATCTTGTCCAAAAAATATATGATAAAGATGAAGAATTACATATTTTTGACCCGGCATGTGGAAGTGGAAACTTGTTGACAGGTGTATTAAATCAATTACCGCATGAAAATGTATTAGCATATGGAAGTGAAGTTGATACAACATTATTGCAATTAGCTTATACGAATGCGAACTTACAGCAGACGAATATACAATTTTTCCATCAAGACAGTTTAAGACCATTTTTACTCGCACCTGTAGATGTGGTTGTATCAGATTTACCTGTCGGGTACTACCCAGATGATGTGCAAGCCCAGTCATATCAATTAAGAGCAAAAGAAGGACACTCTTATGCACATCATCTCTTTATTGAGCAAAGCTTAAATTACATGAAAAAAGGTGCGCATGGGTTATTCTTAGTCCCTAATTTTATGTTTGATAGTGATCAGTCTGATCAACTGCACCAATTTATTCAAGAACACGCACATGTTGTCGGAGTATTACAATTGCCTGAAACAATGTTCAAATCAGAAAAACATGGGAAGAGTATATTTGTTATACAAAAGAAAGGGCCAAATACGAAGCCTCCGAAAAAAGCTTTGCTAGCAAAATTGCCATCTTTCAAGGATATAAAGGCGATGGACAAAGTATTAACAGATATTCATTTATGGTTTGAAAGAGACAGAAAATAA
- the tpx gene encoding thiol peroxidase — protein sequence MANVTFKGEKVTLVGNELRVGQQAPNFTVLANDLSEVTLKNYEDSVKLISVIPSIDTGVCDAQTRRFNEEASELDGVNVLTVSMDLPFAQRRWCGANGIENVETLSDHRNASFGEAYGVLIQELRLLTRAVFVVDRHNKVSYVEYVSEATNHPNYEAAIQAAKEAK from the coding sequence TTGGCAAATGTAACATTTAAAGGGGAAAAAGTCACTCTAGTAGGAAACGAGTTACGAGTTGGACAACAAGCACCGAACTTTACAGTATTAGCAAATGACTTATCAGAAGTTACGTTGAAAAACTACGAAGATAGCGTAAAATTAATTAGTGTCATTCCATCTATTGATACTGGTGTCTGTGATGCCCAAACGAGACGTTTTAATGAAGAAGCTAGCGAATTAGACGGAGTTAATGTACTAACGGTAAGCATGGATTTACCCTTTGCTCAACGCCGTTGGTGTGGGGCGAACGGAATTGAAAATGTGGAGACTCTTTCTGATCATCGTAATGCTTCATTCGGTGAGGCCTATGGTGTTTTAATCCAAGAGTTGCGTTTGTTAACACGGGCTGTGTTTGTTGTTGACCGACATAATAAAGTGTCATATGTGGAATATGTAAGTGAGGCAACAAACCACCCAAATTATGAAGCAGCCATACAAGCAGCGAAAGAAGCAAAATAA
- the ytfJ gene encoding GerW family sporulation protein, with protein MSDHPMQGLMTTAMENIKEMIDVNTIVGDPIETKDGKTVILPVSKVGFGFAAGGSEFQAQQSSDDSEGSGQLPFGGGSGGGVSISPVAFLIVNEKDVKMVHLDEHTHLYERILDIAPQAVEKIQDLLKDNKKDGKGKDSKKDEKENNDGPAINPS; from the coding sequence ATGTCAGACCATCCAATGCAAGGCTTAATGACAACAGCGATGGAAAATATTAAAGAGATGATCGACGTAAATACGATTGTGGGTGATCCAATTGAAACGAAGGATGGTAAAACAGTAATATTACCAGTATCAAAGGTTGGATTTGGGTTTGCTGCAGGAGGTAGTGAGTTTCAAGCACAGCAAAGTAGTGATGATAGTGAGGGTAGTGGACAGCTTCCTTTCGGAGGAGGAAGTGGTGGCGGAGTCTCCATTTCTCCTGTCGCCTTTTTAATTGTTAATGAAAAGGATGTGAAGATGGTCCATTTGGACGAACATACCCACCTTTATGAGCGTATTTTAGATATTGCTCCTCAAGCAGTAGAGAAGATACAAGACTTACTGAAGGATAATAAGAAAGACGGAAAGGGGAAAGACAGTAAAAAGGATGAGAAAGAGAATAACGACGGACCTGCGATTAATCCGTCCTAA
- a CDS encoding DUF2953 domain-containing protein, with protein sequence MGTLLTVSTIVLTILLFIIVIIYITRLYVTIFYDNHHQENVLEITITFWKFISIQKTIPLNIQAVNDEEKDIEPNMTDTFFQFVRKKINSLRDLIAAVPYVRQLLKQFSIHKLKWDTSIGNQDAMLTGLICGAVWGVKGSVIGLMGQQMNLLSTPYINVTPQYNKNNGVKSSLECMISFKVGKTIHTFIRLLRFMKRRKSKRNKH encoded by the coding sequence TTGGGTACTTTATTGACTGTATCAACGATAGTATTGACAATATTACTTTTTATCATCGTTATAATTTATATTACAAGGCTATATGTCACAATCTTTTATGACAATCATCATCAGGAGAACGTTTTGGAAATTACAATTACCTTTTGGAAATTTATATCCATTCAGAAAACCATTCCCTTAAATATACAAGCAGTAAACGATGAGGAAAAAGACATAGAGCCAAACATGACAGATACATTTTTTCAGTTCGTACGAAAAAAAATAAATAGTTTGAGAGACCTAATTGCAGCCGTACCGTATGTACGACAATTGTTAAAACAATTTTCGATTCACAAACTAAAGTGGGATACTTCCATTGGTAACCAAGATGCTATGTTGACCGGCCTGATTTGTGGGGCTGTTTGGGGGGTAAAAGGCAGTGTAATAGGTTTAATGGGTCAACAGATGAATTTATTGTCAACTCCATACATAAATGTAACCCCACAATACAATAAGAACAATGGTGTTAAATCGTCGTTAGAGTGCATGATATCGTTTAAGGTCGGAAAAACTATTCACACCTTTATACGGCTTTTAAGGTTTATGAAAAGAAGAAAAAGCAAACGAAATAAACATTAA
- a CDS encoding NAD kinase has product MDERNNLYFYYQKEDELENQIQALFRVAEENGFQLVEDHHKANIIVSVGGDGTFLQAVRKTGFRQDCLYMGINQADAPSLYGDFHLNTFQEMVDVIKNQNIEVRRFPVIDVKINDDITSHCLNELSIRSALIKSIVMDVFIDDQHFEKFRGDGLIVATPTGSTGYNKSTHGAVVDPKLPCIQVTELASLNNNQFRTLGSSFILSGDRKLKLEIVQDGNDHPIIGLDNEAFPIQTIKQVEIALSDKMIKTVKLKDNSYWDRVKRTFL; this is encoded by the coding sequence ATGGACGAACGAAACAATCTGTATTTTTATTATCAAAAAGAAGATGAATTAGAAAACCAAATTCAAGCTCTTTTTCGTGTTGCTGAAGAAAATGGTTTTCAACTTGTTGAGGATCATCATAAAGCAAACATCATCGTTAGTGTGGGCGGAGATGGAACGTTTTTGCAAGCGGTTAGAAAGACCGGATTCCGCCAAGATTGTTTATACATGGGAATAAACCAAGCTGACGCACCTTCTTTATATGGAGATTTCCATTTAAACACATTCCAGGAAATGGTTGATGTCATTAAGAATCAAAACATAGAGGTTAGAAGATTTCCGGTTATCGATGTAAAAATTAATGATGATATTACATCCCATTGTTTAAACGAACTAAGTATTCGTTCTGCACTAATTAAATCAATTGTGATGGATGTATTTATTGATGACCAACATTTCGAAAAATTCAGGGGTGACGGCCTAATTGTCGCAACGCCTACAGGAAGTACCGGTTACAATAAATCAACTCACGGTGCAGTCGTTGACCCAAAGCTACCTTGTATACAAGTAACAGAGCTTGCATCATTAAATAATAATCAATTTCGCACACTCGGATCTTCCTTTATTTTGAGCGGAGACCGTAAATTAAAACTTGAAATCGTACAGGATGGTAATGACCATCCAATAATTGGGTTAGATAATGAAGCCTTTCCTATTCAAACGATTAAGCAAGTAGAAATAGCATTGAGTGATAAAATGATTAAAACTGTGAAATTAAAGGATAATTCATACTGGGACCGTGTAAAGCGAACATTTCTATAA
- a CDS encoding C39 family peptidase, whose amino-acid sequence MRFYMPFLVICLIVGCVDRNDNTNPNRFEKQYETNDAQSGSSSQPLPKLMTQENKNKSNSPNEKKLHVPLIAQNPELKYGCEVTSLAMILQYAGIQVDKMELANTIEKDHDPIKKNKNGDITDWGNPNDGFVGDMTGKNAGYAVFDRPIVQLMEKYLPRRTVNLTGEPFSRLEEQIAKEKPVLVWTTGDYQQPNRWELWNHGDEQIETPLDLHAVVLVGYDENHVYLNDPLSEKKDVQVNKETFINSWKAMKMRAVSYN is encoded by the coding sequence ATGCGTTTTTACATGCCTTTTCTCGTCATTTGTCTAATCGTAGGATGTGTAGATCGTAACGATAATACGAATCCCAATCGCTTTGAAAAGCAATATGAAACAAATGATGCCCAATCAGGGTCTTCATCACAACCTTTACCTAAACTTATGACACAAGAGAATAAAAACAAGAGCAATTCCCCTAATGAAAAGAAGCTACATGTTCCATTAATTGCTCAAAATCCAGAATTAAAATATGGTTGTGAAGTAACTAGTTTAGCAATGATCCTCCAATACGCAGGAATCCAAGTAGATAAAATGGAATTAGCGAACACCATTGAAAAAGACCATGACCCCATAAAGAAGAACAAAAACGGCGATATTACCGATTGGGGTAATCCAAATGATGGTTTTGTCGGTGATATGACAGGAAAAAATGCTGGGTACGCAGTTTTTGATCGACCGATTGTACAGTTAATGGAAAAGTATTTACCAAGGCGAACAGTGAACTTGACTGGTGAACCATTCTCAAGATTAGAGGAACAAATCGCTAAGGAAAAACCTGTCCTTGTATGGACAACAGGGGATTATCAGCAACCAAATCGTTGGGAATTATGGAATCACGGTGACGAGCAAATTGAAACACCTTTAGATTTACATGCTGTCGTATTAGTTGGTTACGATGAAAATCATGTTTATTTAAATGATCCATTATCAGAAAAGAAAGATGTTCAAGTAAATAAAGAAACATTTATTAATTCATGGAAGGCAATGAAAATGCGGGCCGTATCCTATAATTAA